From a region of the Arachis ipaensis cultivar K30076 chromosome B09, Araip1.1, whole genome shotgun sequence genome:
- the LOC107614716 gene encoding uncharacterized protein LOC107614716, translating to MVKEEWRGLGNVQFLDKLKALSKSLGRWHKQYFGNIPEKIQKFEDKIKKVDDQVSNGVYDGTVEARRKALVRCCEVWYTRQDIHWKQMSRSRQAKEMDMNTRYFHNIAPARRRNNRIESLVINGMLVRNHARIKVSIRDFYRNLYHQEE from the coding sequence ATGGTGAAGGAAGAATGGAGGGGATTAGGCAATGTACAGTTTTTGGATAAACTGAAGGCACTGTCAAAATCACTAGGTAGATGGCACAAGCAGTACTTTGGGAATATACCTGAGAAGATACAAAAGTTTGAGGACAAGATTAAGAAAGTGGATGATCAGGTTAGCAACGGAGTATATGATGGTACTGTAGAAGCAAGAAGGAAGGCGTTGGTAAGATGTTGTGAGGTATGGTATACGAGACAAGATATACATTGGAAGCAAATGTCTAGATCTCGACAAGCCAAGGAGATGGACATGAATACTAGATACTTCCACAATATTGCACcagcaagaagaagaaacaaCCGAATTGAGTCTCTAGTGATCAATGGAATGCTGGTAAGGAATCATGCGAGAATTAAGGTTTCCATTAGAGACTTCTACAGGAACCTATACCACCAGGAAGAGTAG